Proteins encoded within one genomic window of Streptomyces profundus:
- a CDS encoding aldo/keto reductase: MADAVAAPRPAHPVPRRRLGRELSSSAVALGCMGMSEFYGPADRTESIRTVQAAVDAGVTLFDTADVYGPFTNERLLGEALRGRRDQVLISTKAGQLRSADDPGYRGLDGSPGHIHRACDASLERLGVDVIDLYLLHRVDRKVPVEETVGAMADLVAAGKVRAIGLSEVRAATLRRAAAVHPVAVVQSEYSLWSRDVEDELLPALREVDAGLIGYAPLGRGFLTGRLDVARLADDDYRRGLPRLRPGNIDRNEELLLSFVRLARAWDMAPAQLALAWVLARGPNVVALTGTTRRSHLTQNLAAASIPLTPEQLTELDVLFPPGAAAGDRYANRTTIDG, encoded by the coding sequence ATGGCTGACGCCGTCGCGGCTCCGCGCCCGGCCCACCCGGTGCCGCGACGCCGGCTGGGCCGGGAGCTGAGCTCTTCCGCCGTGGCTCTCGGCTGCATGGGGATGAGCGAGTTCTACGGCCCCGCGGACCGGACGGAGTCCATCCGCACCGTCCAGGCCGCCGTGGACGCCGGGGTCACGCTGTTCGACACCGCGGACGTGTACGGCCCGTTCACCAACGAACGGCTCCTCGGCGAGGCGCTGCGCGGCCGGCGCGACCAGGTGCTGATCAGCACCAAGGCCGGTCAGCTGCGCAGCGCCGACGACCCCGGCTACCGGGGCCTGGACGGCAGCCCCGGCCACATCCACCGGGCCTGCGACGCCAGCCTGGAGCGGCTGGGGGTGGACGTCATCGACCTGTACCTGCTGCACCGGGTGGATCGGAAGGTCCCCGTCGAGGAGACGGTCGGCGCGATGGCCGACCTTGTCGCGGCGGGCAAGGTGCGCGCCATCGGCCTGTCCGAGGTACGGGCGGCCACCCTGCGGCGCGCGGCGGCCGTCCACCCGGTGGCCGTCGTCCAGAGCGAGTACTCCCTGTGGTCCCGCGACGTGGAGGACGAGCTCCTGCCCGCGCTCAGGGAGGTGGACGCGGGGCTGATCGGCTACGCCCCGCTGGGCCGGGGATTCCTCACCGGCCGGCTCGACGTGGCCCGGTTGGCGGACGACGACTACCGAAGGGGGCTGCCCCGGCTGCGGCCGGGGAACATCGACCGGAACGAGGAGCTGCTGCTGTCGTTCGTCCGGCTGGCCCGTGCCTGGGACATGGCCCCCGCCCAGCTCGCGCTGGCCTGGGTGCTCGCCCGTGGGCCGAACGTGGTGGCGCTGACCGGCACCACCAGGCGATCCCATCTGACGCAGAACCTGGCCGCCGCCTCGATCCCGCTGACTCCCGAACAGTTGACCGAGCTCGACGTGCTGTTTCCGCCCGGCGCCGCCGCCGGCGACCGGTACGCCAACCGCACGACCATCGACGGCTGA
- a CDS encoding FAD-dependent oxidoreductase — MAAQQRGLNDGPVLVVGGGPVGMVAAAWLARLDVPVVLIEAEDEPKTDWRASTFHAATLELLDDLGVAEQMHAEGLRVPIYHFRDRVEGLIAEFDFRLLADETPYPYRLQLNQQHLVRMLHQRLRATPQVELRFGSRVSGVRQRPGGGVTVVVETAGGSEELTGSYAIGADGAGSTVRAALGVGFTGFTYPERFLIASTSVDLAQVLPGIAEVNYVADPREWLFLLRTPESWRAVWPVPAEQSEAEALAEETLRRQFQGVAPRPEGYPIIDRQLYRVHQRVAETFRVGDVLLVGDAAHINSPMGGVGLNSGIHDAVDLARRIGRIATGDVDADAELDTFAERRHRVAVEYVQADTQRNTERLRETDETRRRAAHAEMRAIAADPDRARDYMRRVSLLESVRRFGIGLPPGRAAEIAGNRAP, encoded by the coding sequence ATGGCAGCACAACAGCGTGGACTCAACGACGGGCCGGTCCTGGTGGTAGGGGGCGGTCCGGTCGGGATGGTGGCCGCCGCCTGGCTGGCCCGGCTCGACGTGCCGGTCGTCCTGATCGAGGCCGAGGACGAGCCGAAGACCGACTGGCGGGCCTCCACCTTTCACGCGGCGACCCTCGAACTCCTCGACGATCTCGGCGTCGCCGAGCAGATGCACGCCGAGGGTCTCCGCGTGCCGATCTACCACTTCCGGGACCGCGTCGAGGGGCTGATAGCCGAGTTCGACTTCCGGCTGCTGGCGGACGAGACGCCGTACCCCTACCGGCTTCAGCTTAACCAACAGCACCTGGTGCGGATGCTCCACCAGCGGTTGCGCGCCACCCCCCAGGTGGAGCTGCGCTTCGGCTCCCGGGTCTCCGGCGTCCGCCAGCGGCCCGGCGGCGGCGTCACGGTGGTGGTCGAAACCGCCGGTGGCAGCGAGGAGTTGACCGGCTCGTACGCGATCGGCGCGGACGGGGCCGGCAGCACGGTGCGCGCCGCGCTGGGCGTCGGATTCACCGGATTCACCTACCCCGAGCGCTTTCTGATCGCCAGCACCTCCGTCGACCTCGCGCAGGTGCTGCCGGGGATCGCCGAGGTCAACTACGTGGCCGACCCCCGCGAGTGGCTCTTCCTGCTGCGCACCCCCGAGTCCTGGCGCGCGGTCTGGCCGGTGCCGGCCGAGCAGAGCGAGGCCGAGGCGCTGGCCGAGGAGACGCTGCGCCGGCAGTTCCAGGGGGTCGCTCCCCGCCCCGAGGGCTATCCGATCATCGACCGGCAGCTCTACCGGGTGCACCAGCGGGTCGCCGAGACCTTCAGGGTCGGCGACGTGCTGCTGGTCGGCGACGCCGCTCATATCAACAGCCCGATGGGGGGCGTCGGCCTCAACAGCGGCATCCATGACGCGGTCGACCTGGCCCGCCGCATCGGCCGGATCGCGACCGGCGACGTCGATGCCGACGCCGAGCTGGACACCTTCGCGGAACGCCGGCACCGGGTCGCGGTCGAGTACGTCCAGGCCGACACCCAGCGCAACACCGAGCGGCTGCGGGAGACCGACGAGACGCGCCGCCGCGCCGCGCACGCCGAGATGCGCGCCATCGCCGCCGATCCCGACCGGGCCCGTGACTACATGCGCCGGGTCTCGCTCCTGGAGAGCGTGCGCCGCTTCGGCATCGGCCTTCCCCCCGGGCGGGCGGCCGAGATCGCCGGCAACCGCGCGCCCTGA
- a CDS encoding transketolase-like TK C-terminal-containing protein, translating to MDENELASTARAMRHFVMSANHHVGGSLSPVDFLTTLYFTGDYRLDVSHRLAPDRDKYVHSKGHAAAAHYFALWLHGYLGDVSLDELLTFGAVGHRLPRIPQMQHPRGLEMTTGALGQGLSFANGLALADRQAGRDTQTLVLLGDAELSEGQVWESAQTTVRLGLERVTVAVDANGFGSHMSTPRDSIASWWQGFGWKVVEVDGHDLTAVRQGLARTREEADPSVLLLRTTKGHGLLPPYRDSPNAGGEVPAEYRPPYDLETDVAEAVRLVGARFPGAAPARREPLAEPVDPARTSPAIAWDTARNPAGQKIVSKKFAEELVDHLTPGGDLLVVSPDAIRNSGLLPLLDAHSSWTWDNPTSPVLEHQIAEQDVASLAAGATAAGLRTVVFLMEGFVWRMVDSIRQSICFPGIPVVVVGTSAGLGDELGQMVQSDACFAAIRNLPGLTVLEANDINEAKVLFDEALELGTPVYLRLAHEALPVLADLTEVAARDTSSGVWTVREEPDPQLVVLTAGSMVPQTLAAADRLAAESGSRIRVVNVFSASRFADHDVDFRRAVVPLDVPSLSVHNGPPSVLGEFLSPRSTALGLTDYGMHGKPVGDLYDACGLGVADIVLAAQKLLSDG from the coding sequence CCACAGCACGCGCCATGCGGCATTTCGTGATGTCGGCCAACCACCACGTGGGCGGCAGCCTCTCACCCGTCGACTTCCTCACCACGCTCTACTTCACGGGGGACTACCGGCTCGACGTCTCCCACCGGCTGGCCCCCGACCGTGACAAGTACGTGCACTCCAAGGGGCACGCCGCGGCGGCGCACTACTTCGCGCTGTGGCTGCACGGCTACCTCGGTGACGTGTCGCTCGACGAGCTGCTGACCTTCGGCGCCGTCGGGCACCGGCTGCCGCGCATCCCGCAGATGCAGCATCCGCGCGGCCTGGAGATGACCACAGGGGCCCTCGGCCAGGGCCTGTCGTTCGCCAACGGCCTGGCCCTCGCGGACCGCCAGGCCGGCCGCGACACCCAGACCCTGGTGCTCCTCGGCGACGCGGAACTGAGCGAGGGACAGGTCTGGGAGTCGGCGCAGACCACCGTGCGCCTGGGCCTGGAACGCGTCACGGTGGCCGTGGACGCCAACGGCTTCGGCAGCCATATGAGCACCCCGCGCGACTCCATCGCCTCGTGGTGGCAGGGCTTCGGCTGGAAGGTCGTCGAGGTCGACGGTCACGACCTGACCGCCGTTCGCCAGGGCCTGGCCCGCACCCGGGAGGAGGCGGACCCGAGCGTCCTGCTGCTGCGCACCACCAAGGGCCACGGGCTGCTCCCGCCGTACCGCGACAGCCCCAACGCGGGTGGCGAGGTGCCCGCCGAGTACCGGCCGCCGTACGACCTCGAAACCGATGTGGCGGAAGCCGTCCGGCTGGTGGGCGCGCGCTTCCCCGGGGCCGCCCCCGCCCGCCGCGAGCCGCTGGCCGAACCCGTCGACCCGGCGCGCACGAGCCCGGCCATCGCCTGGGACACCGCCCGCAACCCGGCCGGCCAGAAGATCGTCAGCAAGAAGTTCGCCGAGGAGCTGGTGGACCATCTCACCCCGGGTGGCGACCTGCTCGTGGTGTCACCCGACGCGATCCGCAACTCCGGGCTGCTGCCGCTGCTCGACGCGCACTCCTCCTGGACCTGGGACAACCCGACAAGCCCGGTGCTGGAACACCAGATCGCCGAGCAGGACGTCGCCTCGCTGGCCGCCGGAGCCACCGCGGCCGGGCTGCGCACGGTGGTCTTCCTGATGGAGGGCTTCGTCTGGCGCATGGTGGACTCGATCCGACAGTCGATCTGCTTCCCCGGCATCCCCGTCGTGGTGGTGGGCACCTCCGCGGGTCTTGGCGACGAACTCGGCCAGATGGTGCAGTCCGACGCGTGCTTCGCCGCCATCCGCAACCTGCCGGGTCTGACGGTCCTGGAGGCCAACGACATCAACGAGGCCAAGGTGCTCTTCGACGAGGCGCTGGAACTGGGCACCCCGGTCTATCTGCGGCTCGCCCACGAGGCGTTGCCCGTCCTGGCGGACCTCACCGAGGTGGCCGCCCGGGACACCTCCAGCGGTGTCTGGACCGTCCGCGAGGAACCGGATCCCCAACTGGTCGTGCTCACGGCGGGATCGATGGTCCCCCAGACGCTGGCGGCGGCCGACCGGCTCGCCGCCGAGTCCGGCAGCCGTATCCGGGTGGTCAACGTCTTCTCGGCCAGTCGGTTCGCCGACCACGACGTGGACTTCCGGCGTGCCGTCGTCCCGTTGGACGTCCCCTCGCTCAGCGTCCACAACGGACCGCCCTCGGTTCTCGGGGAGTTCCTCTCACCCCGCTCCACCGCCCTCGGTCTCACCGACTACGGCATGCACGGCAAGCCCGTCGGTGATCTGTACGACGCCTGCGGGCTCGGTGTCGCCGACATCGTCCTGGCGGCCCAGAAGCTGCTCTCCGATGGCTGA
- a CDS encoding ATP-grasp domain-containing protein: MHVLMVNSGRVEVIDHLPADADVTVVTEASYTHRYPAGTRIQTVPDIADLTSLRAVALRVDRERRIDRVLASSERSLQGAGYLRSFLALPGTRYDVVNRFSNKLAMKTALRAAGVPLTDFRGIATLEDIHTVATEWGWPLVVKPALGAGAQDTFVLRGSADLDVLVTTERGDGLRGADYPLLVERFVDMTAEYHCDGIVRSGRTDFLAVSSYLSPLLERAERFIGSYVLPPSHPDIEAVRDLHQATVTALGLETGVTHMELFRTAHGLVVSEISCRPAGMGVVDGIALQTGVNLWDAFVAAELGRTPSVVPLTPARDGIVVNCTLPVRPGRITRLSSAASLSEVAEVTRVTMKAGVGDVIGPRLMTTSTTGLVLLEVADERQLRQAVHRLMGRYVLEVEPT; encoded by the coding sequence ATGCACGTCCTCATGGTGAACTCGGGCCGCGTCGAAGTCATCGATCACCTGCCGGCGGACGCCGATGTCACCGTCGTCACCGAAGCCTCGTACACCCACCGCTATCCGGCCGGCACGCGGATCCAGACGGTCCCGGACATCGCCGACCTCACCTCGCTCCGCGCGGTGGCTCTTCGCGTCGACCGCGAGCGCCGGATCGACCGCGTGCTGGCCTCGTCCGAGCGGAGCCTCCAGGGAGCCGGATATCTCAGGTCCTTCCTCGCCCTGCCCGGGACGCGCTACGACGTGGTCAACCGCTTCTCCAACAAGCTGGCCATGAAGACAGCCCTCAGGGCGGCCGGTGTGCCGCTCACCGACTTCCGTGGCATCGCCACCCTCGAAGACATCCACACCGTCGCGACCGAGTGGGGCTGGCCGCTGGTCGTCAAGCCCGCCCTCGGCGCCGGCGCCCAGGACACCTTCGTCCTGCGCGGCTCCGCCGATCTCGACGTCCTGGTCACGACGGAGCGGGGTGACGGGCTGCGCGGCGCGGACTACCCGCTCCTGGTCGAGCGCTTTGTCGACATGACGGCCGAGTACCACTGCGACGGGATCGTCCGGTCCGGGCGGACCGACTTCCTCGCGGTGTCGAGCTACCTGAGCCCACTGCTCGAACGTGCGGAGCGGTTCATCGGCTCGTATGTCCTCCCCCCTTCGCATCCGGATATCGAGGCCGTCCGAGACCTGCACCAGGCGACGGTCACCGCGTTGGGCCTCGAAACGGGTGTGACGCACATGGAGCTGTTCAGGACCGCGCACGGTCTGGTCGTCAGCGAGATCTCCTGTCGGCCCGCCGGCATGGGGGTGGTCGACGGGATCGCGCTCCAGACCGGGGTGAACCTCTGGGACGCCTTCGTCGCAGCGGAACTCGGCCGCACCCCCTCGGTGGTTCCGCTGACGCCCGCGCGCGACGGCATCGTCGTCAACTGCACCCTTCCCGTCCGCCCCGGCCGCATCACGCGGCTCTCCTCGGCCGCGTCCCTGTCCGAGGTGGCCGAGGTGACCCGGGTGACGATGAAGGCCGGCGTCGGCGATGTCATCGGCCCACGCCTGATGACGACCTCGACCACGGGGCTCGTCCTGCTCGAAGTGGCCGACGAGCGCCAGCTGCGTCAGGCCGTCCACCGACTCATGGGCCGGTACGTGCTCGAAGTCGAGCCCACCTGA
- a CDS encoding non-ribosomal peptide synthetase — protein MSVGRPPFSEPLTAHQVPDVMKMFRTAAARDPDAEAVASAQEAITYRALDREADAMAGLLAERGVDEGALVAVENDGTPRSIAALLGVWRASCAAMPLDPALTSGRRQNMLEVARPVAVITAGEPRQRDTVRLLPAAGPGFEGTNEPAPGGYVFFTSGSTGEPKAVIGTARGLGHFVAWQRDTFAVGPGDRFGQSTRWSFDVMLREVCTPLVSGATLCLPGPGSLDARRVFAFARGQAVTVLHVVPSLVRRWLRSPESDESAVPSLRATFFAGEPLEGALVRQWRERVSPVSDVVNLYGPTETTLAKCYQRVPPEVPDGPLPVGSPMPGCEVALMVPGSWERPAENEPGEIVLRTPYRSAGYLRSPAAFTPNPFRDDDSTDLLHRTGDLGAFDDSGRLHVLGRLDDQVKVRGVRIALGEVARALEALPEVVQASVVDHRVDGETRLAAYVTLRTAGLSAGELRRAVGDSLPTAAVPHAVTVLDELPLLPQGKVDRDALRGRAASSPVAEVAAPDLPAPALGTTAPDILSTVSKICAIALGTEGIADDADLFELGGDSMAALEIATALEEVFAVDIGLGLVFRAPTVGEIAESVASLLTTEGKDEQ, from the coding sequence ATGTCGGTCGGCAGACCACCGTTCAGTGAGCCCCTGACCGCGCATCAGGTGCCGGACGTGATGAAGATGTTCCGCACCGCCGCCGCCCGGGACCCGGATGCCGAGGCCGTGGCGAGCGCGCAGGAGGCGATCACCTACCGCGCGCTCGACCGCGAGGCGGACGCCATGGCAGGTCTGCTGGCGGAGCGGGGCGTTGACGAGGGAGCTCTCGTCGCGGTGGAGAACGACGGAACCCCGCGGTCGATCGCCGCACTGCTGGGCGTGTGGCGTGCCTCCTGCGCCGCCATGCCGCTGGATCCAGCCCTCACCTCGGGCCGCCGCCAGAACATGCTGGAGGTCGCGCGCCCTGTCGCGGTGATCACGGCGGGCGAGCCGCGTCAACGGGACACGGTTCGGCTGTTACCGGCCGCCGGGCCGGGTTTCGAGGGGACCAACGAACCCGCCCCCGGCGGTTATGTCTTCTTCACCTCCGGCAGCACCGGCGAACCCAAAGCGGTGATCGGCACGGCGCGAGGGCTCGGTCACTTCGTGGCCTGGCAGCGGGACACGTTCGCGGTGGGCCCGGGTGACCGCTTCGGCCAGTCGACCCGCTGGTCGTTCGACGTCATGCTGCGCGAGGTGTGCACCCCTCTCGTCAGCGGTGCCACGCTCTGCCTGCCGGGTCCTGGCTCCCTCGACGCGCGCCGGGTGTTCGCCTTCGCACGCGGCCAAGCCGTCACCGTCCTGCATGTGGTGCCCTCGTTGGTACGCCGCTGGCTGCGCTCGCCGGAGTCCGACGAAAGCGCCGTCCCCAGCCTTCGCGCCACGTTCTTCGCCGGCGAGCCCCTGGAGGGCGCGTTGGTACGGCAGTGGCGTGAGCGGGTGTCACCGGTGTCGGACGTCGTCAATCTCTACGGCCCCACCGAGACCACCCTGGCCAAGTGCTACCAGCGAGTGCCGCCCGAGGTCCCCGACGGCCCCTTGCCTGTGGGGTCCCCCATGCCCGGGTGCGAGGTGGCCCTGATGGTCCCCGGCTCCTGGGAGCGCCCCGCCGAGAACGAACCCGGTGAGATAGTCCTGCGGACCCCCTACCGATCGGCGGGTTACCTCCGCTCCCCCGCGGCCTTCACGCCCAATCCCTTCCGCGACGACGACTCGACGGACCTGCTCCACCGCACCGGCGACCTCGGCGCGTTCGACGACTCGGGACGGCTGCACGTACTCGGGCGCCTGGACGACCAGGTGAAGGTGAGGGGCGTCCGCATCGCGCTGGGCGAGGTCGCGCGGGCCCTGGAGGCGCTCCCCGAGGTGGTCCAGGCATCCGTGGTCGACCACCGGGTCGACGGCGAGACACGGTTGGCCGCCTATGTGACGCTCAGGACAGCGGGCCTGAGCGCCGGAGAGCTCAGGCGCGCCGTCGGCGACTCGCTGCCCACGGCCGCCGTCCCGCACGCCGTCACCGTCCTCGACGAGCTGCCCCTGCTTCCTCAGGGCAAGGTCGATCGGGACGCGCTGCGCGGACGGGCCGCTTCGTCCCCCGTGGCGGAGGTCGCGGCACCGGACCTCCCGGCGCCGGCCCTGGGGACGACGGCCCCTGACATCCTCTCCACAGTGTCCAAGATCTGCGCGATCGCGCTCGGGACCGAGGGCATCGCGGACGACGCGGACCTCTTCGAGCTGGGCGGGGACTCCATGGCGGCACTGGAGATCGCCACCGCTCTTGAGGAGGTGTTCGCGGTCGATATCGGGCTGGGACTGGTCTTCAGGGCGCCCACGGTCGGGGAGATCGCCGAGTCCGTCGCATCGCTGCTCACGACCGAGGGAAAAGACGAACAGTGA
- a CDS encoding condensation domain-containing protein, translated as MTLSSPVLASWNQRHRLRQTVNDAATGVFNPHHCVMAFQVEGPLELAVLDRAWRMLQLRHRGLLSTFDDDNDTWRPGALTEPATLVVPSLDQAPADAGGADATVAAAARAAIVGAASQPFEPHHGPLARMVAVPITPLRHEVCLVVDHLVSDGWSCDVLLRDLRTLYRQEALGEPGEPPGIEMSFPDFVARQNSYLESPAGLAARRRIAAALETVGVLPRVEIQGFSGAAPIRHDRLARFAGQLDADLYDGLLPASRSTRLTRLNLVLAALQAALEELSGQSTVGTSMTTANRSSARVRNTVGWFASKVIVPSRPGRLRDVEGYLGSFSESLIAAIEASKVPWPTQIHDLASEGFGHQGQVPYVSFNAKPARMRTTTPPDLFTGTHSRRIPLRVGWQDAGIATYWEEHEGVQMAADYKTDWYSGADVAELWDRTLRHVKLFGSAFAA; from the coding sequence GTGACACTCAGCTCCCCCGTGCTCGCCTCGTGGAACCAGCGGCACCGGCTGCGCCAGACGGTCAACGACGCCGCCACCGGGGTGTTCAACCCCCATCACTGCGTCATGGCGTTCCAGGTCGAAGGCCCGTTGGAGCTGGCCGTGCTCGACCGGGCCTGGAGGATGCTCCAGCTCCGTCACCGGGGCCTGCTCAGCACCTTCGACGACGACAACGACACCTGGCGGCCAGGGGCGTTGACCGAGCCGGCGACGCTCGTCGTCCCGTCCCTCGACCAGGCTCCCGCCGACGCCGGCGGGGCGGACGCGACCGTCGCCGCCGCGGCCCGGGCGGCGATCGTCGGCGCGGCCTCGCAACCGTTCGAACCCCACCACGGCCCACTGGCCCGGATGGTCGCCGTCCCGATCACGCCACTCCGTCACGAGGTGTGCCTCGTGGTCGATCACCTGGTCAGCGACGGGTGGTCCTGCGACGTACTGCTCCGGGACCTTCGCACCCTCTACCGGCAGGAAGCCCTCGGCGAACCCGGCGAACCGCCGGGGATCGAGATGTCCTTCCCCGACTTCGTGGCCCGCCAGAACAGTTATCTCGAATCGCCGGCAGGGCTCGCCGCCCGGCGGCGTATCGCCGCCGCGCTGGAGACCGTCGGGGTGCTTCCCCGCGTCGAGATCCAAGGCTTCTCGGGTGCCGCACCCATCCGGCACGATCGCCTCGCGCGTTTCGCCGGCCAGCTCGACGCCGACCTGTACGACGGTCTGCTGCCCGCCAGCAGGAGCACGCGCCTGACCCGGTTGAACCTGGTGCTGGCCGCGTTGCAGGCCGCCCTGGAGGAACTGTCCGGCCAGTCCACCGTCGGGACGAGCATGACCACCGCCAATCGGTCCAGCGCCAGGGTCCGCAACACCGTCGGTTGGTTCGCGAGCAAGGTGATCGTGCCCAGCCGGCCGGGGCGCCTCCGGGATGTCGAGGGCTATCTGGGGAGCTTCTCCGAAAGCCTGATCGCGGCCATCGAGGCGTCCAAGGTCCCCTGGCCGACGCAGATCCACGATCTGGCGTCCGAGGGCTTCGGTCACCAGGGCCAGGTCCCCTATGTGTCCTTCAACGCCAAACCGGCCCGGATGCGTACGACCACTCCCCCGGATCTGTTCACCGGCACGCACAGCCGACGGATCCCGCTGCGGGTCGGCTGGCAGGACGCCGGTATCGCCACGTACTGGGAGGAACACGAAGGCGTCCAGATGGCGGCCGACTACAAGACCGACTGGTACTCCGGCGCCGACGTCGCCGAGCTCTGGGACCGCACCCTCCGACACGTCAAGCTGTTCGGCTCGGCCTTCGCCGCTTGA